From Bacilli bacterium PM5-9:
ATATTCACCAATTCCAAATGCTGCAACTGTTGCAATCCCCATTAAAAAGTTTTCATCAAATAACTGACCTTTTAATAGATTTTTAACTAATTTCAATAAAACATCATATCCTGCAACAATATAGGCAACAAATAAAACTATCAATTCTACTGTTTTACTCATATCTATTATAAATGTTGATGCTACTAAAATAAGAGCAATACTTACACTAATTATTATTTCCCAGTTAATTCCATCACTTTCATCTTCTTTTGTTTTTGATAATGTTAGTCCATCATCAAATTGACTTGCTATTTCTTTAATTTTATTGAAATCTTTTTCATTATATTCAATAATTAATTTTTGATTAGTAAAATCAACTACTGCTTTTTTTACTTCTTCTTGTTCATTTATTTTTTTTTCAAAGGAACTTGCACACTCTGCACAATCTAAACCACCAATATGATAAATATATTTTTCTATCTTTTCATCCAAAAAAGTAACATCTGGTTCAATTTTAGTTATAACTTTTTTTATTTCGTCTACTTTTACATCTTTTTTTGTAGAATAGCTTATACATTGATTTACAAAATCAACATTAACTTCTTCTAATCTTGAATCTTTCTTTAATTCATCTTCTATTTTCATTGCGCAGTTCGCACAATCTAACCCCTGTATTTTTAATTTCATTTTATCTCACTCCTTATATATGAATATATGTTCATATATAGATTATAACATTATTATGTGAGAAGTCAACAAAAAAGAGCTTTTAAAGCTCTCTCTAAGTTTGATTAATCATTTACTTACTTCTCTGGTTCATAAGCTTGTTTAATTTTTTCAAAGCCATATTTTAAGTATTTGTTATCTAAAGCACGATCATAAATTCGATAGTCATAGTTCATATCTCTATAATAGCCAGGTGAGTATTCATGTGTGGTTTTGGCACTTTTCAAAATATAGTGCAGATTTTTTCATTAAGGTTAAAAAGGCAATGTTATTGGAAATAATAAAAAAATATTTTATACAAATTAAAATATACTTACATAAAATAAAAGCGAATCAAAAGAGGTGAAAATAATAAAACCATCATTTATTTATGAAAAAAAGATAAAATCCTTAATTGAGTTTCATCTTTTCCAATATATTACCTACACAATATTTGTATTAATATTAAATTAATCATTAATTTCGTAAATATTTTTTTTAACATAAATAATTTGTTTAAATACTTCTTCTAATATATTTACCACTATACTATTACCTGCTAGCCTATGCAATTTTTCTAATGAAAAAAACATTGAATTTTTTCTATGTGAAAAATTATTATCTATTAAAACTTGATAATCCTTTTCTTGAAATCCCATTAGTAAAAATGCTTCTCTTGGTGTTAAATATCTAAACTGACTTTTACCCTTTTTTCCCTTAAAAGTTATTACACCTGAATTAGGATGCCTGTCTTGCTTAGTTGTTAAAGTCGCAACGAGATCACAATATTTTTGTTCATCATAAATCAATATATTATTTTCAAATATTTTCTTCCTCGAAGGAGTATCATTTGGATTACTTAAAATAGCTTCATTTAAATATTGAGTATTTCTATAATCAGTTTTTAAAAAATCTTTCATATGATGCATTTCACACTTTAAATTTTTTAAGTTGTTTTTATCTAAATAAGATTTTATTTTATTTTTTAACTCACAATTATTTCCTACATAAAAACTTACCATAAACATACGCTCTCTATTTTGTGGAATGCCAAAATCTTTAGAGTTTAGCGAATAGATTTTGTTATAATATCCTATTCCCTCTAATGATTCCTGCCACTCTTTAAAGTTATCAATATGTTTTTTTGATTTTATACTTCTAACATTTTCCATCAATAAGAATCTTGGTAACTCAAGTTTATTATTATATCTTTCTAATAATATCCTTTCTATTTCCCAAAGCATACTAGAACGATTTTTTGCATCTCTATTTATACCTCCGGTATTTCCATGCCATGACCCAGCATTTGAAAGGTCCTGACATGGAAATGAATAGGTCAAAACATCTATATCATTTGGAAGAGTTGCTCCACTAATATCTTGAACATTTACCAAGTTTTTTGTTCTATCAATTGCAACATTTAACCTTTTTAATATTTCTACACTTAATCTATTAATTGAGCTTTTAGATGCTAAATCCTTTCCGTTTAAACTAAAGGAATAACTTGATATTTTCTTCAACAAATTTTCTTTACTCATTTTTTCATATTGGCCCAATTTTTGCTCACCATTATGTATTAAATCGTATGCAATAATAGCAGTAATATCCCAATCTGCTGTAAAAACGATTTCATATTCACATTCTAAATTATTCAATGCTTTTGCTTGAGCTCCTATCCCACTAAATGTTTCTATAACCTTCAACATATTAACACCTCCTTAATTACAATCAATTAACTTGACTACTATTTATTCCACGCATCCAATCTTGCCTTATCAATTACTTGTAATGCAGTTTTTGCTTGTTTATCACTTAAAATAGCTTTGCTTTTAGCAACTATCATAATTATATCTTTTTCTTTATCACTATATTCATTCTTATCACTTATAAAATCATATAGATCCATATAGAATTTTTCATCTTCTTCTAGATAATTATATACTGTCGCAAGTTCATTCAATTGATTTTCTATTTTTTGTTCTTTTACAGCATTTTTCTTCTCATATTTTAATTCTTCTTTGCTAACCAAAATATTGTCAATATTAAAATCCCAATCAATAAGATTTTTTTCTTTACACTTATTCCAACACATTTCCTTTTTCGCCCATTCGGTTACATTTTCAACAACTCTATTTTCATCAATTAAATGAAAATATATTTTTTTCGTAAGTTTTTTCAAGTTAAATTTTAATTCATTATCAATGCCTTGATCTAGCCAAATTTTGCTTAAATTAATTTCCGAATTTAATTTTTCATTACAATACCAATATAAATAGCTTAATGTATATGCATTTATGTTTGCTTTGTATCCATTATACCAATCTGCATTTTTTACAATTATATCTATTTCTTTAAATAATATTATATTTGCTATATTATCTTTGAAAAATTTTTCATTTATTTTATTGTCATTTTTTTCCCAAGTCTTCAAAATCCAAGTGGTAAACTCCCTAAAAGCACTTACTCCTCCCTTTGAAGCAATATGTGGTTTTAAAGACATTATATTAAAATATTTTGCAAAATCTGCTTTTTTAAACATTTGATTTTTTGGATTTATATCATAAAATTTTTCTTTTTTTGATTTAGTCATTTTATAAGTTTCTTGTGCATATTGGCCATTTGCTCTCTCGTAATACCATTTTGTTGCAAAAGAATACCCAATTTTTGTTGGAGCAGTAATCCTTCTTGAAAAATCTTCAATTCTTCTATGAAATGGATGATTACTTGCTAAATCCACATCGCTAACCTTATTTTGAGTATTAGCATATCTAGATATTTCTGGTATTAATTCATCCGAAATATCATCACTAGAAACCACATTCAACTTCATTGGCACATATACTTTGCCTAATTGAACTTCTGCTTTATCACTTATCAAACAGTTTGCTAGTGATGCTGTAGTTTGTCCACCATTAACAATTTGCAAATTAGTAAATGAAGTTATTTTGCCCTCACTAATCGTGAAATTCTTACAAGTTACTGTCAGTCCATTATTATATGCAAAAAACTTTTCTGGTTCATTTAATATTGTAGCTCTCAGTCCTTTGTTTACCTTTCCTTTAGTTTGTAAAAAAGATCTAACATTTCCTTCAATAAGTTTACTACCATATTTATTATATAATTTTGCTAGTAGAAGTCCACTAACAATACAAAGGTAACTTTCATATTCGTTTGTTTCGTTTGCCTTCATTGCTCTTATTTCCCCAAATTCATCATCAATTTTTATAGTTAAATCGACTTTTCCACTCTTACTATTAATTAAGTTTTTAATACTATTAATATCAAATATTTGTTTTTGTATTACTAACCCACCATATTCAGTTACTTCTATTTTCTGTAAGCTTTTCACAATTTCTTTTTCGGTTAAAATTATCATTCTAATTTTTTCTAAACTATATAAATATTCATTTTCAGATTTTTTTCTATTTAATATTAAATGAGCTAAATTATACCCTTCAGAACTTTCTTCGCCATTTTCCACTATAATGTCAGCATGTACAAAAAAGTTTTTAATATTTTTAAAAATTTTGTCAGCTTGACCTTTGTCCAATGTGTTATTCCCATAATTTGTTGCTGAATAAGTAGCAAATAATATAAGTTCTCCATCAATCTCATTATACGAATAACCGTCAATTTTACACTTTTGATTACTATTTAAATTTGCCTCGTAATGTAAGTAGCTACACTCTCCGATTAATTCATCATTTTCTTCAAGAGCTTTAGTATAATAATCAAAAAGACTTTCATTATATGTATTTTGATTAATATGCTTTTCTTCTTCAATTAATTTTATTATTTCATCTTGAAATTCTTGCATTATTTACACCTACTTTTATATTTATCAATTTCACTTAATAATAAATCATATTTGTAATTGCTCACAGCAAAAGGAATACATTTATGATCAATAAATGGAAAATCCTCGCTAATAAAATACTTATTAATCTCCAAAAACTCATAACTATTATCGTCATAAATATATTCTTGACCTTTCAGAATTCCTAACTCTGCTAATTTTATATAAAACATATTTTTTATCTCATTATCGTTAATTTTATCACTAATTGACATAATCATCTTTGATAAATTAAAACTACTCTTTGATAATTCTCCAGATTTGCAAAAAGTAATTACAATTAAATTCATAAATATGCTAAGTTGATTCTTATTTGATATTGTAATTGTCTTTGTTTTATCAAGTACTGTTTTTACTTCAAAAATATTATCTGAGAAAATAAAATCTTGATTACTCTTAGATGGACCAACCCATCCCTTAATCGCATTTACTGAGCCATATGTATCAATTAAGTATTCATTTATAAAAAATAATTCGCCCAGAATTCCTTGAATTTTATTTTCATCCATTTTTTTTGCATTTCTAGCTATTAGTAATTCTGACCAATAATTAAACCTAATTGCTAATTCATTTATAATTTCATCTTCTTTATTCAAATTCTCAATTTTTTTTAAAAGGTCATGCTTTAAGATATCAAATATTTCCTTTAAATCTTTATTATTGTCATTTAACGAAATAAATAATCTATATTCATTAGATTTGTAAATTATTTTTGTGAAAATTTTTTCTGTATTTAAATTTAAGTTAGGTTCATTCTTAAATATTATACACATTGAATCATATCCCATATTATCATAGCCATCAAAAACCTCAATATTATTTATATTTGTATTTTTTTTAAATCGATCCTTCATTCTAATTAAAATCCTCCTCGAACTCATCAATATCAATATCTCCATCTATGCCATACTGTTCAAATAATATTTTATTCATTTGTATACTATAGCTAACAGTTTCTTTTCCATCAATTAATGGAACTCCTAATGAAATACCAATAAAAAGTCTCTCTTTATTTTCATTGTAGTATTCTTTATCACATTCACTTATATTTTTACCACTCAAATTTAAATTAATTGGATAAATAACTATTAATGGGTTTTTTCTAATATTATTATCAAAATAACTTTTTTGAGAATCAAATTTTATTACTTTTCTTTCTATTTCTTCATATTCTTCATTTGTCAAACCGTATTTTCCATCATCTATACTTCCAAGTCTTGAGTTTTTAAATATTAATAAGTCTTCTTCATCTTTAATAAAGAAGCTTCTTAATCTAGGATTTATTTCTAATCCGCCGAAACTAATTTTTTTTGATTCTCCTGTTGCAATTGCAACATCATATAACTCATATCTTTCTAAAGTTTTTTCTATTACCATACTATTTATCTTATTTCCAATACCAAAATTATAATCATTTAGAAGAGTCTGAATTTTTTCTTTTGCAACATTTTTCATAACCAAACCTTTTTTCTTTAAATCATTTTTTTCATAACACTCAAAATTATCAAGAATCCAATTTTCAACAATTTCTCTATTCTCATCAACTGTATTTAAATTTAATTTTCTAGTTTCTTTTACTTCTCCTGAGATAGAAATTTGTACATTTTCTTTAATTGAGTTTTTCATTTTATTTCTTGCAGTAACAATTAAATTAATCTCATTTGCATTTAATGATGCATTTTTAATATACAAGCCAAAATCTCTTGGGCTTTTATGCTCATTTCTCATACTTCTAATTTGTCTTTTTAAGTCATTCGTTGCCTCTAATATATCTTTATACCAATCCACAGATTCTTGAGGCAAGTATAGATAGATCAAATCGCTATATCCTGTTCTATAACCAAACCATCTTCCCATTTGCATACAAGTATCGTATATTGCAGTATTTCTATGTATATAACTAGTTGACAAACCTTCAAGAGTTAATCCTCTACTTAATGCAAAACCACCTATTGCAATTATTCTTGCTCCATATTCTTCATATTCATCATATCTAAAATTGCTGTTTTTTGAATTAATAACTTCCACAATAATTGGGTCGACTGATTTATATAATACTTTTTTAACATCAGAAAAATCAAGCTTTATTTCCTTATTTTCTTTAAATTTTTCATCAAAAACTTTTTCAATTTTTTTCATTTCAATATTATCATTAACTAATGAATAATTTTTTATTGTTCTTTTTAATTCATACAAATATTCTTTGACATATTCCAACACTCTTTCTTGAATTTCATTTAAGTGTGATACATTTATCAACATTGATCTATGGCTTTTTTTATCACCTCTAATATCTCTTATTGCATTTTGTAGTAAAAAAACAACAATTGCCTCTTTTAGTGACATTGGAATGTCATCATTGTAGTCCATGTAATCTTTTATATTTATAATCTCTTTATCATAACTTCTCATTTTTGACTTTATTACTTTTCCACAATCGTTATTCAGTTGAATAATATCACTATACTCTCCATTCTCACCAAATATTTTATTAGGGCCAATATAATTACTTGGTGTATCTAATATTGTAATAAAGTCACTTGGGAATAAATCATTTCCAATTTTTGGATCGATCAAGATATTTGCATAAGGTGTTGCTGTAAATCCAACATAACTAGATCTAATAAACATATCAAGAATCGCTCTAATTCCTTGGTTTATAGTTGTCGGACTGTCTGCATTTTTAGTGTTAATTGATGCATTATCAGCTTCATCATCAATAAATAATATTGCTTTATCAATATTTTTTCCATTATGTTTTTGCAGCCATTTTCTTAGATTATCTAAAGTGTTTTTGTTTTTTTTAATTATTGCAACTTGTGATATTTTATCATTTATTTCGCTAAGGTTTGCATTTTTTAATTTGAAATCGCTTTCTATATTTGTAATGAAATGAACAGCCAAATCTTTTTCGCTATCTCTGTAATTTTTACTTGTGTTTTTACCTGTTGTAGTTATTCCTAATCCTAATTCCACTCTTTCTTGAGTTTGTTTTCTTAATCGCTCTATTGTTCCTGTTGCAACAACGATTAAATTATATCCAGAGTCTATTGCTTTATTAACTAATGCAATAAAATTACTTGTTTTACCACTTTGTACATCTCCTATAACTAATCCCTTTTTATTAAATTTTCCTTGAATTTGTGGATCTCCTATTTTATCCATTATTTTATCTGCTGTATCTCCTATTTTAGTTACTACTTTTTTAGGATATTTGTACTCATGTATTAAAAAGTTTTCATATGCATCATATCTATTTGTGCCACGTTCAGCTCTTACAGACATATACCATGGTTTACTTTTATCATGCAAAATTACGCTTCCACCTTCATCTAACCTTATTGTTTGATTTGCAATTATTTTTTCTTTTAAACTATTAAACTCTAACGAATTCAATTTTAGATGTGGTTTTATATCATCTAAATTTTTAATAATATCTTCTTTTGTTGGTGTACTATATGGAAATTTATATTCAATATAACTTTTTGCAAACGGAAAACTTTCATCGACTAAATCATAATTTATATTCATTAATTTCTTCCTCTACTTTCAATATAATTTCTTTATTATTTTTATATTTTTCAATATTTTTAAAAGATTCTAATAAAAACTTTTTTTGTTCTATATTTGAGCAACACTTTATCGTTTCAACGATTTCTTTATATACTGACTCATCTATTAGATTTGTTCTATTGATTTCACTTTTGGTTGCCATATCATAATAAATTGAATCGTATGGAATCGAATCTTCAAGTTGTTCTAATAAATTATTTATTAACTTTTTTGTATTAAAATCTACATTTTCAAAAATTACATTTAATAAAGCTAATTCTCTATTAATTCTGTAAAAAATTTTCTTATCTTTTTCTATTCTATTATATATCGGTGTATATTGGTTAGTATTTCTTACTATTCCTTTATGATTATATACTTTTTTACTTTTTTTTGCTACCCTATCTACTACTTCTTTAAGGCTGCTTTTTAACTTATAAGGTATTTCAAGCGAACTTTTTTTGACATCTATTTTCCACTCCAAGTCCATCGAATTTGGTATATCAATTCTTATTCTAACAAGATTACTCAATTCAT
This genomic window contains:
- a CDS encoding DNA (cytosine-5)-methyltransferase 1 (product_source=KO:K00558; cath_funfam=3.40.50.150; cog=COG0270; ko=KO:K00558; pfam=PF00145; superfamily=53335; tigrfam=TIGR00675), with the protein product MLKVIETFSGIGAQAKALNNLECEYEIVFTADWDITAIIAYDLIHNGEQKLGQYEKMSKENLLKKISSYSFSLNGKDLASKSSINRLSVEILKRLNVAIDRTKNLVNVQDISGATLPNDIDVLTYSFPCQDLSNAGSWHGNTGGINRDAKNRSSMLWEIERILLERYNNKLELPRFLLMENVRSIKSKKHIDNFKEWQESLEGIGYYNKIYSLNSKDFGIPQNRERMFMVSFYVGNNCELKNKIKSYLDKNNLKNLKCEMHHMKDFLKTDYRNTQYLNEAILSNPNDTPSRKKIFENNILIYDEQKYCDLVATLTTKQDRHPNSGVITFKGKKGKSQFRYLTPREAFLLMGFQEKDYQVLIDNNFSHRKNSMFFSLEKLHRLAGNSIVVNILEEVFKQIIYVKKNIYEIND
- a CDS encoding hypothetical protein (product_source=Hypo-rule applied; pfam=PF10592; superfamily=52980,69360), whose product is MQEFQDEIIKLIEEEKHINQNTYNESLFDYYTKALEENDELIGECSYLHYEANLNSNQKCKIDGYSYNEIDGELILFATYSATNYGNNTLDKGQADKIFKNIKNFFVHADIIVENGEESSEGYNLAHLILNRKKSENEYLYSLEKIRMIILTEKEIVKSLQKIEVTEYGGLVIQKQIFDINSIKNLINSKSGKVDLTIKIDDEFGEIRAMKANETNEYESYLCIVSGLLLAKLYNKYGSKLIEGNVRSFLQTKGKVNKGLRATILNEPEKFFAYNNGLTVTCKNFTISEGKITSFTNLQIVNGGQTTASLANCLISDKAEVQLGKVYVPMKLNVVSSDDISDELIPEISRYANTQNKVSDVDLASNHPFHRRIEDFSRRITAPTKIGYSFATKWYYERANGQYAQETYKMTKSKKEKFYDINPKNQMFKKADFAKYFNIMSLKPHIASKGGVSAFREFTTWILKTWEKNDNKINEKFFKDNIANIILFKEIDIIVKNADWYNGYKANINAYTLSYLYWYCNEKLNSEINLSKIWLDQGIDNELKFNLKKLTKKIYFHLIDENRVVENVTEWAKKEMCWNKCKEKNLIDWDFNIDNILVSKEELKYEKKNAVKEQKIENQLNELATVYNYLEEDEKFYMDLYDFISDKNEYSDKEKDIIMIVAKSKAILSDKQAKTALQVIDKARLDAWNK
- a CDS encoding hypothetical protein (product_source=Hypo-rule applied; pfam=PF14390; superfamily=47986), with the protein product MKDRFKKNTNINNIEVFDGYDNMGYDSMCIIFKNEPNLNLNTEKIFTKIIYKSNEYRLFISLNDNNKDLKEIFDILKHDLLKKIENLNKEDEIINELAIRFNYWSELLIARNAKKMDENKIQGILGELFFINEYLIDTYGSVNAIKGWVGPSKSNQDFIFSDNIFEVKTVLDKTKTITISNKNQLSIFMNLIVITFCKSGELSKSSFNLSKMIMSISDKINDNEIKNMFYIKLAELGILKGQEYIYDDNSYEFLEINKYFISEDFPFIDHKCIPFAVSNYKYDLLLSEIDKYKSRCK
- a CDS encoding putative glyoxalase superfamily protein PhnB (product_source=COG2764; cog=COG2764; pfam=PF04851,PF10593; superfamily=48445,52540) — encoded protein: MNINYDLVDESFPFAKSYIEYKFPYSTPTKEDIIKNLDDIKPHLKLNSLEFNSLKEKIIANQTIRLDEGGSVILHDKSKPWYMSVRAERGTNRYDAYENFLIHEYKYPKKVVTKIGDTADKIMDKIGDPQIQGKFNKKGLVIGDVQSGKTSNFIALVNKAIDSGYNLIVVATGTIERLRKQTQERVELGLGITTTGKNTSKNYRDSEKDLAVHFITNIESDFKLKNANLSEINDKISQVAIIKKNKNTLDNLRKWLQKHNGKNIDKAILFIDDEADNASINTKNADSPTTINQGIRAILDMFIRSSYVGFTATPYANILIDPKIGNDLFPSDFITILDTPSNYIGPNKIFGENGEYSDIIQLNNDCGKVIKSKMRSYDKEIINIKDYMDYNDDIPMSLKEAIVVFLLQNAIRDIRGDKKSHRSMLINVSHLNEIQERVLEYVKEYLYELKRTIKNYSLVNDNIEMKKIEKVFDEKFKENKEIKLDFSDVKKVLYKSVDPIIVEVINSKNSNFRYDEYEEYGARIIAIGGFALSRGLTLEGLSTSYIHRNTAIYDTCMQMGRWFGYRTGYSDLIYLYLPQESVDWYKDILEATNDLKRQIRSMRNEHKSPRDFGLYIKNASLNANEINLIVTARNKMKNSIKENVQISISGEVKETRKLNLNTVDENREIVENWILDNFECYEKNDLKKKGLVMKNVAKEKIQTLLNDYNFGIGNKINSMVIEKTLERYELYDVAIATGESKKISFGGLEINPRLRSFFIKDEEDLLIFKNSRLGSIDDGKYGLTNEEYEEIERKVIKFDSQKSYFDNNIRKNPLIVIYPINLNLSGKNISECDKEYYNENKERLFIGISLGVPLIDGKETVSYSIQMNKILFEQYGIDGDIDIDEFEEDFN